The nucleotide sequence TGGCGACCCTTTTGCTGCGCTGGCTTGAGGATCGCTTTCGTATACCCGGTTTCGGCGCTCGCTGAGCGAGTGCCGGTTTACGGCGCATACGCATATCTCGCACAAAAGGCCCGCTTTCGCGGGCCTTTAAACATTCTGCACTTGTTACCGTGCGGGCTTTTGGCCCGGTTTTCATCAATCCTGCCCAAGCTCGTGCTTGAGCCAGGACTTCACCTCGGGCGTTGGTTCGCTTATACCCCGCCACGAGCCGTGCACCTTGCGGTAATCAGCCTCCAGCCCCTTGGGCAAAGGGATGGTAATAAGGTCGTCTGCTCGCTCGGAGTTGCGGCGCACCAGTCGGATAACAGGCGGCTCCTGCCAGCTGTCCACAACAAAGTAATGGGCCACATCTTCCTTGGATCGCACCGGCGGGTACTCCGAATGCCAGTCGTTGTTGCCCCACTCGAGGTACATGGTTACAGCGTGCTCGGGGGAAAGGTTCCAGTCTATATTGTAGAGGGAAAAATCCTTCAGGGTCGTCATGGAGTCCTCCTTTCGGCTTGATTTATTAATAACTGTTATTGATAAATTAAGCAAGGGGGCATTCAGCTTTTTCTATCGCCGGTTGCCCGGTTCCGACTCGGCCCTCTGGTTTCTTTTTGCTCTTTCTGCCTCAAGCCGGCGTTGCGTGCGCACACGTTCAAGACGGGTCTGCTGGGCCTGCTCCCGCTGCTGCCGGGCCTCCTCAAGCAGCTTTTCGCGCTTGCGGTCAAACACCAGGGTTGTTCGTAGCGCCGCCGTACCCAGAGAAACCGTGGTTACGATAAGAATAAGAATCTTCTGGATGGACCATGGCTCAGACCCCAGTATATTCCTGAGCCAGCCAAGGTGCATGGTTTCGCCCCAAAAATAGATCACAGGCACGGCTACAAAGCAGAGCAGCAGCCCCACCGCCTCGATCCACATAAATGTTTTTAGCAGGGTGAGGCCAAACAGGGTTCCGTCGCGCACCATGCGC is from Desulfovibrio desulfuricans and encodes:
- a CDS encoding DVU0772 family protein; amino-acid sequence: MTTLKDFSLYNIDWNLSPEHAVTMYLEWGNNDWHSEYPPVRSKEDVAHYFVVDSWQEPPVIRLVRRNSERADDLITIPLPKGLEADYRKVHGSWRGISEPTPEVKSWLKHELGQD